ATCTGCCCCGATGTCGAGACCGGTGACGGTGTCGCGGATGAACTCGGCTCCCTGTGCCTTCGCCGCGGCGCGCAAGCCGTTGAGAAGGCCCATGTTGTCGAACCACCCCTCGTCACGCGGACCGAAGGAGCCCGCCACGAGGTCGGACGTCTCGAGCCAAGGAAAGCGGCGCTTCAGCGCCTCGGGTGACAGGATCTCGGTCGCGGCGCCCAGCGCGCGCTGCATGGCCGCGACCTCGGCCAGGACGGCAGCGCCTTCCTCGGTGCCGGTCAGGAAGAGATAGCCGTTCTCGGTCAGGCCGAGCGAGCCGATGCCGACATCGATCCCCAGGCTGTTGCGGAAGTCGCGGATGAACTCCACCCCGAAGCGCGAGATCGCCACGTTCACCGCGGTGGTGAACTGCATCCGGATCGAGGCGACCGAGAGCGCCGTGGAGGCCCGCGCGAAGGTCGTGTCGCGCTCGACCACCACCACGCGGAAACCCGGCTGCATCCGGGTCAGCCAGAAGGCCGCCGAGGCCCCCATGACCGCGCCGCCGATCACCACCACATCCGCCGTCCGTCCGCTCATGCCCTGCCCCGCTGCCGATTTTCGGCGAGGCTAGTGCAGGCGCCCGACGATGAACAGGCCCGGCCGGAAGCGGCAATCATGAAGGCGGCCCCTGCCCCACGCGCGGGCTACGGACGCCGGAGCCGAAGGCGGCGAACCAGAAACCCGCGGCGCCAAATGAAAACGGCGCGACCCGATGGGTCGCGCCGTCCGGGGCAATGTTGCGGACGTCAGCCGGCGAGGGTCTTCGCCACTTCGGCGGCGAAATCCTCTTTCTCTTTCTCGATGCCTTCGCCCACCGCCATGCGGACGAAGCCGGTGATCTCGACACCGGCCTGCTTCGCGGCTTCCGCCACGGTCAGGTCCGGGTTGATCACGAACTTCTGGCCGAGCAGCGTGTTCTCTTCGAGGAACTTCTTCATCCGGCCGGGGATGATGTTGTTCTCGATCACCTGCGCGGGCTTCGGCTTGGCCGAGGCGGCGTTCTCTTCCAGCGCCTTCTGGGTCTGCACGCTGCGCTCACGCTCGACCACGGCCGGGTCCAGGTCCGCTTCCGACAGCGCCATCGGCGAGGTCGCGGCGATGTGCATGGCGATCTGCTTGGCGATGCCGTTGTCGGTGCCCTTCACGGCCACCAGCACGCCGATCTTGCCCAGACCGTCGGCGGCGGCGTTGTGGACATAGGCCGCGACCGAATCGCCCGAGACCTTGGCCATCCGGCGCAGCGTCATGTTCTCGCCGACGACGGCGATGGTTTCCTGCAGCGTCATCTCGACGGTCTTGCCGTTCAGCGACGCGGCCTTCAGCGCGTCGATGTCGTCAGTCGCCAGAGCCGCCTTGGTGAAGCCCGCCACCATCGACTGGAAGTCGGCGTTCTTGGCCACGAAGTCGGTTTCCGAGTTCACCTCGACCGCGACGCCGGTGCCGCCCGAGACGGCGACGCCCACGAGGCCCTCGGCCGCGGTGCGGCCGGCCTTCTTCGCCGCCTTCGCGAGGCCCTTGGTGCGCAGCCAGTCGACCGCGGCTTCCATGTCGCCGTCCGTTTCGGTCAGCGCCTTCTTGGCGTCCATCATGCCTGCGCCGGTGGATTCGCGCAGTTCCTTCACCATCTGGGCGGTGATTGCCATTGCGGCTCTCCTCACTGAATTGCCAAAGCCCGGGCGGGGGAGTTACCCCCGTCCGGTAACGGGATTGCGACGGCCGCCGATCAGGCGCCGAGCGACTCTTCCTCGGGCGCCACGTCGAGCGCGCCGAGGTCGATGCCGGCGGCACCCATCTGGGCGCTCATCCCGTCAAGGGCGGCGCGCGAGACGAGGTCGCAATAGAGCGCGATCGCGCGGGCGGCGTCGTCGTTGCCCGGGATCACGTAGTCCACGCCCTTCGGCGAGTTGTTGGTGTCGACCACGGCCACGACCGGGATGCCCAGCTTCTGGGCTTCGAGGATCGCGAGGTCTTCCTTGCCCACGTCGATGATGAAGATCAGGTCCGGGGTGCCGCCCATCTCGCGGATGCCGCCCAGCGAGGCCTGCAGCTTCTGCTGCTCGCGCTCCATGTTCAGCCGCTCTTTCTTGGTCAGGCCTTCCGCGCCGTGGGCGAGCAGCTCGTCCAGGTTCTTCAGGCGCTGGATCGACTGCGAGACGGTCTTCCAGTTGGTGAGCGTGCCGCCCAGCCAGCGGTGGTTCATGTAGTGCTGCGCGCATTTCTCGGCGGCTTCGGCTATCGGCTTCTGGGCCTGACGCTTGGTGCCGACGAAGAGGATGCGGCCGCCCTTCGCCACGGTGTCGCGCACGACCTTGAGCGCCTGGTCGAGCATCGGCACGGTCTGGGTCAGGTCGACGATGTGGATGCCGTTGCGTTCGCCGTAGATGAACTCTGCCATCTTCGGGTTCCAGCGGGCGGTCTGGTGGCCGTAGTGAACGCCAGCTTCAAGCAGCTGACGCATGGAAAACTCGGGGAGCGCCATGTCCATGTCCTTTCCGGTTTGCGCCTCGGCGGAACCGTGTAAGGGCTTGCGCCCCAACCGGCGGACCTGCGGGGATGTCTCCCCCGCAAGGCCCAGGTTCCGCCTGTGAAGTGCGCCGCCTTTATCCCCCTTGCGGTGCGATTGCAAGCCCCGCGCGGCGCGGGACCGCAATGCGACGCTGGCGTCTGTCGGCGCGGCTTGCCGAAAGGCCCGGGACCGGGCATCAAGCCGTCATGAGCCTGCCCGACATCCTCTGCATCGGCGCCGTGCACTGGGACGTGATCGGCCGAGCGGCCCGGGCGCTTCCGGTAGGCGCCGACGTGCCGGGCGAGATCGGCCGCCGGCCAGGGGGCGTCGCGCTCAACATCGCGCGGGCGCTGGCGCGGCAGGGTTGCGCCGTCGGCCTTCTGTCCTCGGTCGGCACGGACGCCGAGGGCACGGAGCTGGTGGCGGCCTGCGAGGCGCTCGGCCTCGACACGCGCTTCCTGCATCGCGGGGCGATGACCGACATCTATCTGGCGCTGGAGTCGCAGGGCGTGCTGGTCGGCGCCGTGGCGGATGGCCGGGCGCTGGAGGCCGCGGGCCGCGCGATCCTCGATCCGCTGGCCGATGGCAGGCTCGGCCGGGACGGGGCGCCCTGGGCCAGCACGGCGGTCATCGACGCCAACCTTGCCCCCGATGCGATTGATGCGCTGGCCGACCTGCCGCTGCTGTCGCGGGCGCGGCTGCGGCTGGTCCCGGCGAGTCCCGCCAAGGCGGCGCGCCTCGTGCCGCTGATGCGGCACCCGCAGGCGGTGCTGCACCTGAACCGCGCCGAGGCCGAGGCGATCTGCGGATCGCGTCTTGCGACGGCGCGCGCCGCGGCCGAGGCGCTGCTTGCCCTGGGCTGCGCCCGCGTCGTGGTGACCGACGGGCCCTGCCCCGCAGCCGATGGCTGCCGCGAGGCGGGCGTGCTGGAAGCCCTGCCGCCCGCCGTCCCGCTGCGCCGGATCACCGGTGCCGGCGACGCCTTCCTTGCCGCCCACCTCGCCGCCGAATGGCAGGGGGTCCCGCGCCCGATTGCCCTTCAGGCCGCGCTTGCCGCCGCGGCCACCCATGTTTCAGGAGACGACAGCCCATGACCGCACCGCTTGCCCTGCATCCCGAGGTCCAGGAGGCGATCGCCGCGCGCCGGCCCGTCGTCGCGCTGGAATCGACCATCATCACCCACGGCATGCCCTACCCCGAGAACGTCCGCACCGCCCGCGCGGTCGAGGCCGAGGTGCGCCGGGCCGGGGCTATTCCCGCGACCATCGCCGTGATGGACGGGCGCATCCGCGTGGGTCTCGAGGAAGCCGGGATCGAGCGTCTCGCCCGCGCCGAGCATGTGATGAAGCTGTCGCGCGCCGATCTGGCGGTATGCCTTGCCACCGGCGCGCTCGGCTCGACCACGGTTGCCGCCACGATGATCGCCGCGCGGCTCGCGGGCATCGAGGTCTTCGCCACCGGGGGGATCGGCGGCGTGCACCGCGGGGCGGACCAGAGCTTCGACATCTCGGCCGATCTTCAGGAACTGGCGCAGACGCGGGTCACCGTGGTCTCTGCGGGCGCCAAGGCCATCCTCGACCTGCCGAAGACGCTCGAGGTGCTGGAGACGCTGGGCGTGCCGGTGATCGCGGTGGGCCAGGACGAGCTGCCGGCCTTCTGGTCGCGCCGGTCGGGGCTGAGGGCCCCGCTGCGGCTCGACGCGCCGGAAGAGATCGCCGCCGCCCACCTGATGCGCGCGCGGCTTGGCCTGCCGGGCGGGCAGCTCGTGGCCAACCCGATCCCCGCCGAGGCCGAGATCCCGCTGGAGGAGATCGAAGCAGTGGTCGCCCGCTCCATCGCCACAGCCGAGGCGCAGGGCGTGGCCGCCAAGGCCGTCACGCCCTTCCTGCTCGACCTGATCTTCGACCTGACGGAAGGCCGCTCGCTGACCGCCAACACCGCGCTGGTGCTTGCGAACGCCCGCCTCGCCGCGGCGATCGCGAAAGCCATCGTGGCAGGCTGAGGCGGCGCGGCCCGTCGCGCACAGGCGGCGGCCCTTGCCCTGCGCAGGGAAGGGCCGCCGCCTGCGGTCAAAGAGCCGTCCAGCCCCCGTCGACCGAGATCGTGGTGCCGGTGATCTGCTCGGCCGCGTCCGAGCAGAGGAACACCACCGTGCCGCCGATCTGGCCCGTGGTCGCGAACTGCCGCGAAGGCTGACGCTCCAGCATGACCTCGCGGATCACGGTCTCGCGGTCCATGCCGTGGGTCTTCATCTGGTCGGGGATCTGCGCCTCGACCAGCGGGGTCAGCACATAGCCCGGGCAGATCGCGTTGCAGGTGATGCCCTTGCCGGCGGTTTCCAGCGCGGTGACCTTGGTGAAGCCCACGACGCCATGCTTGGCCGCGACATAGGCCGACTTGTAGGGGCTGGCGGTCAGGCCGTGCGCAGAGGCGATGTTGACGATCCGGCCCCAGCCCTTCGCCCGCATCCCCGGCAGCGCCGCGGCCGTGGTGTGGAAGGCCGAGGTCAGGTTGATCGCGATGATCGCGTTCCACTTCTCGACCGGAAAATCCTCGATCGGCGAGACGTGCTGGATGCCCGCGTTGTTCACCAGGATGTCGCAGCCGCCCGCCTTCTCGACCAGTGCGCGGCAGTCCTCGGCCTTCGACATGTCGGCGGCGATGTAGCGGACGGTCACCCCGAAGTCGCGGCCGATCCGCTCGGCCAGCGCGTGATCCTCGTCCCGGTCGGTGAAGGAGTTGATCACCACATCCGCCCCGGCGCGCGCCAGCTCCTCCGCGCAGCCCAGCCCGATTCCCGAGTTCGAGCCGGTGACGATCGCCGTCCTGCCCTTCAGCACCATGTCTTGCCTCCCGTCATTTCCACTGGCCACAGGACTATCCGGGCCGGTGCCGCAAGGCGAGACGGCATCGCGCGCATGAAGCCCCTGTCATTCGCGAAGCGCGAAAAAAAAACGCCGGCGCGAAGCCGGCGTTAAGTCGTTGAGGCAGGTTTCATACAGGCAAGAAACCTATCGAGCAGTAAGTCACTTATACGACCTTCTCCGCCGCTGTCCAAGGTAAAAGTTTGAAAAGGTTACCAAGCGGGTTTAGTTCTGGCCCGCGATGGACCGGCTGCCGAGGAGTTGTTGCCCGAATGATACATCGAATCCGGCCGCTTCTGCGCCTGCTCCTCATCCCTGCAAGCCTTGCCGTCATGGCCGGCCCGGCCACGGCCGCGCCGCAGCACGGCATAGCTATGTATGGCGAACCGAAGCTTCCACCGGATTTTGTGTCTCTGCCATACGTCAATCCGGATGCACCCAAAGGCGGGCGGATCGTGCTGGGCGAGACCGGCGGCTTCGATTCGCTCAACCCCTATATCGTGAAGGGCCGGGCGGCGGCCTCGCTGGGACCGATGACGGTCGAATCCCTGATGGGGCGCTCGATCGACGAGCCCTTCACCCTCTACGGCCTGCTTGCCGAATCGGTCGAGACCGACGCGGGGCGCACATGGGTCGAGTTCACGCTGCGCGAGGGCGCCCGATTCTCGGACGGCTCGCCCGTCACGGTCGCGGACGTGCTGTGGTCCTTCGAGACGCTCGGCACCAGGGGCATGCCGCGCTACTGGGTGGCGTGGAAGAAGATCGCGAAGGCCGAGCAGACCGGGCCGCGCTCCGTCCGCTTCACCTTCAACACCGAGGACCGCGAACTGCCCCTCGTGCTGGGCCTGCGGCCGATCCTGAAGAAGGCGCAGTGGGAGGGGCGCGATTTCGCGGCCTCCGGCTTCGAGGCGCCGATCGGCTCGGGTCCCTATGTGGTCGAAAGCTTCGAGCCGGGCCGGGTGATCCGCTACCGCCGCAATCCCGACTGGTGGGGCAAGGATCTGCCCTTCAACCGCGGCCAGCACAATTTCGACGAGGTGGTGATCGAATACTTCGGCGACGGCGGAGTGGCGTTCGAGGCGTTCAAGTCCGGCACGCTCACCAGCTTCCGCGAGGCCAATCCGGCGAAATGGGCGGTGAACTACGACTTCCCCGCCGTGCGCTCGGGCGAGATCGTCCGGTCCGAGATCCCGCATGGCCGCCCCTCGGGGATGGAGGGGCTGGTGATGAACATCCGCCGGCCGATCTTCGCCGACTGGCGCGTGCGCGAGGCGATGATCCGCGCCTTCAACTTCGAGCTGGTCAACACCACTCTGACCGGCGGGGCCGAGCCGCGGATCCGCTCCTATTTCTCGAACTCCGACCTCGGGATGGAGCCGGGCAAGCCGGCCGAGGGGCGCGAGCGCGCCCTGCTCGCCCCCTTCGCGGCAGAGCTTCTGCCCGGCACGCTGGAAGGCTATGCCCTGCCCGTCTCCGACGGCTCCGAGTCCAACCGCAAGGGGCTGCGGGCGGCGGCGAAGCTGCTCGCCGAGGCAGGGTGGCAGGTCGAGGACGGCGTGCTGAAGGACGGCAAGGGCCAGCCCTTCGCCTTCGAGATCCTGTTGCAGCAGGGCTCGGACACCATGCTCTCGGCCGCCAACATCTACCGGCAGGCGCTGGCGCGGCTGGGGATCTCGGTGCGGATCACCACGGTGGATCCGGCGCAGTTCAAGCAGCGGGTGGACGGGCAGGACTTCGACATGACCCATTTCATCCGCTCGCTCACCCTGTCGCCGGGGAACGAGCAGCTGCTCTACTGGTCGGCCGAGGGCAAGGACGTGCCGGGCTCGCGCAACCTGATGGGGATGGACAGTCCGGCGGCCGAAGCGATGATCCGGCACATGCTCGCGACCTCGGACCCGGAGGAGTTCCGGGCCTCGGTGCGGGCGCTGGACCGCATCCTTACGGCGGGTCGCTATGTTGTTCCGATCTGGTATTCCGACGTCTCGCGGCTGGCGCATGACAGGCACCTGCGCTATCCGGCGAAACTGCCCATCTATGGCGACTGGCCGGGCTTCCTGCCGGACGTCTGGTGGCACGAGGACTGAGAGCGAGCAGAGAAGATGAAGAAGCTGATGGTTCTGGCGGCCCTCGCGGCCGCCCTTCAGGGCTGCAACACGGTGGCCGGCGTGGGTCAGGACATCACCGGCGGCGCGAACCGCGTCGGGAACTGGGTGCTCGGGCCGGGATACTGAGCGCGACGGCCGGATTTTCCCGATCCGGCTGAACGGGCGGCCGCGCGGCCGCCGCAAGCTGGAGACAGCAAACGCCGCGACCCGACAAGAGCGGCGCGGGGCGAGCGCCCGACCGGTCCGGCGACACCGGACCGGCCACGTCGTCCGGTCCCGCTACTGCGCCACGAAGATCCGGGGCGGCGGCGATTTCTCCAGCCGGGCCACCCGTTCCTCCAGCGCCCCGAACTCGGCCTCGCGGGCGGCCAGACGGGCCGCCAGCTCCTCGGCCGACGGCTCCTCGGGCTCGGCATCCCGCGCGGTGGCGATGCCGCTGAAGATCCGCGCCAGAAGCCGCGAGAGGTCGTCCATGATCAGGAAGAACGACGGCACCACGACGAGGCTCAGGACCGTCGAGACGATGATCCCCCCGATCACCGCCGTCGCCATCGGCGCGCGGAACGGCCCGCCCTCGCCCACCCCCAGCGCCGAGGGCAGCATCCCCGCAGACATGGCGATCGAGGTCATGACGATCGGCCGCGCGCGCTTGTGACCGGCTTCCATGATCGCGGTGAAGCGGTCCATCCCGCGCGCCCGCATCTCGACCGCGAAATCCACCAGCAGGATCGCGTTCTTCGTGACGATCCCCATCAGCATCAGGATGCCGATCAGCACCGGCATCGACAGCGCCGATCCGGTCAGGATCAGCGCCGCCGCTACCCCGCCAATGGCCAAGGGCAGCGAGAACAGGATGGTGAAGGGCTGCAGCACCGAGCGGAACAGCAGGATCAGCACCGTCAGCACCAGCATCAGGCCCAGGATCATCGCACGGCCGAAGCTTTGCAGCAGCTCCTGCTGGATCTCGGCATCGCCCGCCTCGGCGATGCGGACTGTGGGCGGAAGCTCCACGCTCTCGGTGATCTCCTTGAAGCGGGCCGAGGCGGTCCCCAGCGCCACACCCACCGGCAGGTTCGCCCCGATGGTCGCACGGCGTTCGCGGTTCAGCCGGTCCACCACGCTGGGGCCTTCCGCGATGCGGATATCGGCCACCGCCGACAGCGGCACCTGAGCGCCCGAAGCGGTCGTGACCTTGAGCGAGGCAAGCCGGGCAAGATCGCCACGCGCCGTGGGCGCGATCTGCACCCGGACCGGGATCAGCCGGTCATCAATGGAGAGCTTGGCAAGGCTCGCGTCGATATCGCCGATGGTGGCCACGCGGACGATCTCGGCGATCTGGCGCGTCGTGACGCCAAGCCGCGCCGCTTCCTTCTCGCGCGGCGTGATCTGAAGCTCGGGCCGCGGCAGCGCGCCTTCCGAGGCCACATCGTCCAGCAGCGGATCGCCCCGCATCGCCGCCTCGAGCCGCGCCACGGCAAGGTTCAGGTCGGCCTCGCTCGAGGACAGGATCGAGAACGACAGGTCGCGCTCGCCGCGGTCGTTCAGCTTGAAGGCGCGCAGGTCGGGCACCGCGGAAAGAAGGCGGAAGATCTCGGCCTCGATCTCGTTCTGCGGCCGGACGCGGCCCTTCGGCTCCAGCCCCGGAAGGAACGGCCCGATCCCGGGCAGGCGCTGCATCAGGCTCGAGATGCGGTAGCTGAGGCGATGGTCGAGCTTGTCGAGCAGGATCGTCACACTCGCGCGGCGGATGTCGCGCTCGCCGGTGGGCGAGGCGCCGCCGAGCACGAAGACGTCCTTGACCCCATTCACGTCCCGGATCAGCGCCGCCATCTTGCGGGTCGCGGCATCGGTGTCGTCGAGCGACGAGCCGGGCGCGAGTTCCACGCTCAGCGGGATGCGGCTCACGTCCTCGGGCGGGATGAAGCTGCCGGGGATGCGGAGCATGAAGAACATCGAGATCGCCAGAACGCCGATGGCCGCCAGCAGTGTCAGGTAGCGCATCTTCAGCGTGCGCCGCACGAGGCCGAGGTAGCTGCGCATGATGAAGCCATCCTCTTGCGGGTGCTCGTCGGCATCCTTGGGCCGCATGAGATAGGCCGACATCATCGGCGTGATGAGCCGTGCGACCAGCAGCGAGAAGAGCACCGAGATGGCGACGGTCAGGCCGAACTGCTCGAAATACTGCCCCGGGATGCCCGGCATGAACGAGACCGGCACAAAGACCGCCACGATGGTGAGCGAGGTCGCGATCACCGCCATGCCGATCTCGTCCGCTGCATCGATGGCGGCGCGGTAGGGCGTCTTGCCCATTCGGATGTGGCGGGCGATGTTCTCGATCTCGACGATGGCGTCGTCCACGAGGATGCCGGTGGCGAGCGTGATGGCGAGGAAGCTGACAAGGTTCAGCGAGAAGCCCAGCAGGTCCATGATCCAGAACGTAGGCACCGCCGAGAGCGGCAGCGCCACCGCCGCGATGAAGGTCGCACGCCAGTTCTTCAGGAACGCGAGCACCACCAGCGTCGCCAGCAGCGCGCCTTCCAGCAGGGTATGAAGCGCCGCCTCGTAGTTGCCGTAGGTGTAGAACACCGTGTCATCGACCAGTTCCGCCCGCACCTCCGGGTGCTTGGCTGCAAGGTCGGCGAGGACGGCGTTCACGGTTTCCGCCACCGAAACCTCGCTCGCCCCCTTGGCGCGGAACACGGCGAAGGTCACCACCGGCTCGTCGTTGTGGCGCGAGAACGAGCGCAGTTCCTCGTAGGTGTCCACGACCTCGCCCAGATCCGCCAGCCGGACATGCCGGCCCGACGGCAGCGCGATGGTGGTCTGGGCCAGGCGCTCCACGGTCGAGGCGTCGCCCAGCGTGCGGATCGCCTGCTCGCCCTGCCCCAGCTGCGACCGGCCCGAGCCGAGGTTTGCGTTCGTGGCGCGCACCTGCACGTTCACCTGCGGCGCGGTGATGCCATAGCTTGCAAGCTTCACCGGATCGAGTTCCACCCGGATCTCGCGCTCGGCGCCGCCGTAGCGGTCGACGCGGCCGATGCCGGGCTTGCCCTGCAAGGCGCGGGTCACGGTGTCGTCGACGAACCACGACAGCTCCTCGATCGTCATGTCGGGCGAGGAGACCGCGAAATTCATGATCGCCTGCCCCTCGACGTCGATGCGGCTGACGATCGGCGCCTCGATGTCGCCCGGCAGGTCGCCGCGGATCTGGTCGATGGCGTCCTTGGTGTCCTGCACCGCCTTGTCGGTCGGCACCTCCATGCGGAACTCGACCGCGGTGGTGGAGCGGCCGTCCACCACGGTCGAGGTGATGTTCTTCACCCCGGTGATGCCGGCAACGGCATCCTCGATCTCCTTGGTGACCTGGGTCTCCATCTCGGCCGGCGCGGCGCCGGACTGGTTGACCACCACCGCCACCAGCGGCACGTCGATGTTCGGGAAGCGGGTGATCGGCAGCGAGTTGAAGGACTGCCAGCCCAGCACCACGAGCAGCACGAAGCCGAGGATCGGGGCGACGGGGTTGCGGATCGACCAGGCGGAGAAGTTCATCGCTGGCCCCTCAGTTCACGGGCTCGGCCGGGACCGGATTGATCCGGTCGCCGGGACGGACGAAGGCCGCGGCCTTGGTCACCACCAGATCGCCGGGCGCGAGGCCCTCGACGATCTCGACCATGCCATCGTCGCGGATGCCGGTCAGGACGCGGCGGCGCTCGACCTTGCCCTCGGACACCCGCATCACCGTCGATCCCTCGGGGCCGGAACCCACCGCGGTGATCGGCACCGCCAGCGTCCTGCGCTCGGCGATCAGGATCTCGGCCTCGGCGAACATGCCCGAGCGGACGCGCTCCATCCGCTCGATGGCGATGCGGGCGCGGCCAAGGCGGGTCTCGGTGTCGATCGCGGGCTCGACCAGCCGGACGGAGCCGATCAGCGGCTCGTCCGCCCCCAGCGTGCGGATCAGCACCGTCTGGCCCGGCTTCAGGCGGATCAGATCCTGCTCGGGCACATCGGCGAACAGTTCCAGCGCCGCGTCGCGCAGCAGCGTGAACATCGGCTCGCCCTGCGCCGCGGCGATGGCGCCGATCTTGGCATTGCGCTCGACGATCTCGCCCGCGACCGGCGCCACCACATTGGTCCGCTCGCGCTGAAGCTCGATGTTGGCCAGTTGCGCCTCAGCCAGCAGCACCTGCGCGCGGGCGGCCGCCAGCGTCTGGCGCGCCACCATCACCCGGGCATTGGCCGAGATCGCGCCCGCCTGCG
This portion of the Rhodobacter sp. CZR27 genome encodes:
- a CDS encoding entericidin, translating into MKKLMVLAALAAALQGCNTVAGVGQDITGGANRVGNWVLGPGY
- the tsf gene encoding translation elongation factor Ts translates to MAITAQMVKELRESTGAGMMDAKKALTETDGDMEAAVDWLRTKGLAKAAKKAGRTAAEGLVGVAVSGGTGVAVEVNSETDFVAKNADFQSMVAGFTKAALATDDIDALKAASLNGKTVEMTLQETIAVVGENMTLRRMAKVSGDSVAAYVHNAAADGLGKIGVLVAVKGTDNGIAKQIAMHIAATSPMALSEADLDPAVVERERSVQTQKALEENAASAKPKPAQVIENNIIPGRMKKFLEENTLLGQKFVINPDLTVAEAAKQAGVEITGFVRMAVGEGIEKEKEDFAAEVAKTLAG
- a CDS encoding efflux RND transporter periplasmic adaptor subunit — its product is MRRILLTVVFLSALPAALSAQEVAPPQPQHQALPAITVSTVGERVMRDRVIASGLVGAVELVQVQPLIEGQPIETLEAEVGDYVAEGEVLARLSLSTLELQKSQFTAALASARATIAQAEAQVLEAQASSDEAQRVSQRTAQLRQQGAASQAAADTAQAGAISANARVMVARQTLAAARAQVLLAEAQLANIELQRERTNVVAPVAGEIVERNAKIGAIAAAQGEPMFTLLRDAALELFADVPEQDLIRLKPGQTVLIRTLGADEPLIGSVRLVEPAIDTETRLGRARIAIERMERVRSGMFAEAEILIAERRTLAVPITAVGSGPEGSTVMRVSEGKVERRRVLTGIRDDGMVEIVEGLAPGDLVVTKAAAFVRPGDRINPVPAEPVN
- the rpsB gene encoding 30S ribosomal protein S2, which gives rise to MDMALPEFSMRQLLEAGVHYGHQTARWNPKMAEFIYGERNGIHIVDLTQTVPMLDQALKVVRDTVAKGGRILFVGTKRQAQKPIAEAAEKCAQHYMNHRWLGGTLTNWKTVSQSIQRLKNLDELLAHGAEGLTKKERLNMEREQQKLQASLGGIREMGGTPDLIFIIDVGKEDLAILEAQKLGIPVVAVVDTNNSPKGVDYVIPGNDDAARAIALYCDLVSRAALDGMSAQMGAAGIDLGALDVAPEEESLGA
- a CDS encoding extracellular solute-binding protein — encoded protein: MIHRIRPLLRLLLIPASLAVMAGPATAAPQHGIAMYGEPKLPPDFVSLPYVNPDAPKGGRIVLGETGGFDSLNPYIVKGRAAASLGPMTVESLMGRSIDEPFTLYGLLAESVETDAGRTWVEFTLREGARFSDGSPVTVADVLWSFETLGTRGMPRYWVAWKKIAKAEQTGPRSVRFTFNTEDRELPLVLGLRPILKKAQWEGRDFAASGFEAPIGSGPYVVESFEPGRVIRYRRNPDWWGKDLPFNRGQHNFDEVVIEYFGDGGVAFEAFKSGTLTSFREANPAKWAVNYDFPAVRSGEIVRSEIPHGRPSGMEGLVMNIRRPIFADWRVREAMIRAFNFELVNTTLTGGAEPRIRSYFSNSDLGMEPGKPAEGRERALLAPFAAELLPGTLEGYALPVSDGSESNRKGLRAAAKLLAEAGWQVEDGVLKDGKGQPFAFEILLQQGSDTMLSAANIYRQALARLGISVRITTVDPAQFKQRVDGQDFDMTHFIRSLTLSPGNEQLLYWSAEGKDVPGSRNLMGMDSPAAEAMIRHMLATSDPEEFRASVRALDRILTAGRYVVPIWYSDVSRLAHDRHLRYPAKLPIYGDWPGFLPDVWWHED
- a CDS encoding 3-hydroxybutyrate dehydrogenase is translated as MVLKGRTAIVTGSNSGIGLGCAEELARAGADVVINSFTDRDEDHALAERIGRDFGVTVRYIAADMSKAEDCRALVEKAGGCDILVNNAGIQHVSPIEDFPVEKWNAIIAINLTSAFHTTAAALPGMRAKGWGRIVNIASAHGLTASPYKSAYVAAKHGVVGFTKVTALETAGKGITCNAICPGYVLTPLVEAQIPDQMKTHGMDRETVIREVMLERQPSRQFATTGQIGGTVVFLCSDAAEQITGTTISVDGGWTAL
- a CDS encoding PfkB family carbohydrate kinase encodes the protein MSLPDILCIGAVHWDVIGRAARALPVGADVPGEIGRRPGGVALNIARALARQGCAVGLLSSVGTDAEGTELVAACEALGLDTRFLHRGAMTDIYLALESQGVLVGAVADGRALEAAGRAILDPLADGRLGRDGAPWASTAVIDANLAPDAIDALADLPLLSRARLRLVPASPAKAARLVPLMRHPQAVLHLNRAEAEAICGSRLATARAAAEALLALGCARVVVTDGPCPAADGCREAGVLEALPPAVPLRRITGAGDAFLAAHLAAEWQGVPRPIALQAALAAAATHVSGDDSP
- a CDS encoding pseudouridine-5'-phosphate glycosidase, with the translated sequence MTAPLALHPEVQEAIAARRPVVALESTIITHGMPYPENVRTARAVEAEVRRAGAIPATIAVMDGRIRVGLEEAGIERLARAEHVMKLSRADLAVCLATGALGSTTVAATMIAARLAGIEVFATGGIGGVHRGADQSFDISADLQELAQTRVTVVSAGAKAILDLPKTLEVLETLGVPVIAVGQDELPAFWSRRSGLRAPLRLDAPEEIAAAHLMRARLGLPGGQLVANPIPAEAEIPLEEIEAVVARSIATAEAQGVAAKAVTPFLLDLIFDLTEGRSLTANTALVLANARLAAAIAKAIVAG
- a CDS encoding efflux RND transporter permease subunit — protein: MNFSAWSIRNPVAPILGFVLLVVLGWQSFNSLPITRFPNIDVPLVAVVVNQSGAAPAEMETQVTKEIEDAVAGITGVKNITSTVVDGRSTTAVEFRMEVPTDKAVQDTKDAIDQIRGDLPGDIEAPIVSRIDVEGQAIMNFAVSSPDMTIEELSWFVDDTVTRALQGKPGIGRVDRYGGAEREIRVELDPVKLASYGITAPQVNVQVRATNANLGSGRSQLGQGEQAIRTLGDASTVERLAQTTIALPSGRHVRLADLGEVVDTYEELRSFSRHNDEPVVTFAVFRAKGASEVSVAETVNAVLADLAAKHPEVRAELVDDTVFYTYGNYEAALHTLLEGALLATLVVLAFLKNWRATFIAAVALPLSAVPTFWIMDLLGFSLNLVSFLAITLATGILVDDAIVEIENIARHIRMGKTPYRAAIDAADEIGMAVIATSLTIVAVFVPVSFMPGIPGQYFEQFGLTVAISVLFSLLVARLITPMMSAYLMRPKDADEHPQEDGFIMRSYLGLVRRTLKMRYLTLLAAIGVLAISMFFMLRIPGSFIPPEDVSRIPLSVELAPGSSLDDTDAATRKMAALIRDVNGVKDVFVLGGASPTGERDIRRASVTILLDKLDHRLSYRISSLMQRLPGIGPFLPGLEPKGRVRPQNEIEAEIFRLLSAVPDLRAFKLNDRGERDLSFSILSSSEADLNLAVARLEAAMRGDPLLDDVASEGALPRPELQITPREKEAARLGVTTRQIAEIVRVATIGDIDASLAKLSIDDRLIPVRVQIAPTARGDLARLASLKVTTASGAQVPLSAVADIRIAEGPSVVDRLNRERRATIGANLPVGVALGTASARFKEITESVELPPTVRIAEAGDAEIQQELLQSFGRAMILGLMLVLTVLILLFRSVLQPFTILFSLPLAIGGVAAALILTGSALSMPVLIGILMLMGIVTKNAILLVDFAVEMRARGMDRFTAIMEAGHKRARPIVMTSIAMSAGMLPSALGVGEGGPFRAPMATAVIGGIIVSTVLSLVVVPSFFLIMDDLSRLLARIFSGIATARDAEPEEPSAEELAARLAAREAEFGALEERVARLEKSPPPRIFVAQ